In Streptomyces sp. NBC_01551, one DNA window encodes the following:
- a CDS encoding TetR/AcrR family transcriptional regulator, with product MSEEVSSEVSSRRSRITPEREAELHEAVLDLLREVGYEALTMDAVAARTKSSKATLYRQWGSKPELVARALRCTQPTSLREIDTGTLRGDFHRMVELSDNAQMAKDTALLRGLAHAVHESPELHQALRRLLMEPEISGLDEILRRAVERGEIAPDCPAIRFVPHMLIGAFIALPLMEDRSVDQAFLADFMDSVVFPALGV from the coding sequence ATGTCCGAAGAAGTCTCGTCAGAGGTCTCGTCGCGGCGCAGCCGGATCACCCCCGAACGGGAAGCCGAACTCCACGAGGCGGTCCTCGACCTCCTCCGCGAGGTCGGCTACGAGGCGCTGACCATGGACGCGGTCGCCGCCCGTACGAAGTCCAGCAAGGCCACCCTCTACCGCCAGTGGGGGAGCAAGCCCGAGCTGGTCGCCAGAGCCCTGCGATGTACCCAGCCGACCTCCCTCCGGGAGATCGACACGGGCACGCTGCGCGGCGACTTCCACCGCATGGTCGAGCTCTCCGACAACGCGCAGATGGCGAAGGACACCGCACTGCTGCGGGGTCTCGCCCACGCCGTCCACGAGAGCCCCGAACTGCACCAGGCGCTGCGCAGGCTGCTCATGGAGCCGGAGATCTCCGGGCTCGACGAGATCCTGCGACGGGCCGTGGAGCGGGGCGAGATCGCCCCGGACTGTCCCGCGATCCGCTTCGTGCCGCACATGCTGATCGGCGCCTTCATCGCGTTGCCGCTGATGGAGGACCGATCCGTGGACCAGGCGTTCCTCGCCGACTTCATGGACTCCGTGGTGTTCCCCGCCCTCGGCGTCTGA
- a CDS encoding S41 family peptidase, which yields MSHDGAYLRFPHLHDDLLCFATEDDLWVAPLVAGGETPGRAWRITVDRTRVGHPRFSPDGRHIAFTTWRSLDPEIHLAPVDGGPARRLSYWGATDTRVCGWTPPDKDGRSDILAVSSHDQPFSYFAWAYCLPTDGSPGGKLPWGPVSDIAVHEEPGGERRTLLLTGKPPHEPAAWKRYRGGATGRLWLHGERLLEDIEGHLDSPMFVGGRIAFLSDHEGIGNVYSCLPDGSDLRRHTDHDEFYARHASSDGSRIVYQCAGDLWLVDSLAPDAAPRRLDVRLGGPRAGRRTYQVSAASHVDSLSVDATGRASAVVVRGSLYWLTHRDGPARTIADTPGVRVRLPEMLGSGGQVAYVTDAEGEDAIEIAYLPRASGDREPRRLASGELGRVLELLSDPEGERLAIASNDGRLLLIDATEESNGEVTELIQSINGPVTDLAFSPDGAWLTWSHPGVGRSLRQIKMAKISGPGARLIVDVTNGRFDDENPVFTRDGRYLAFLSWRGFDPVYDVHTGDLSFPLGCRPYLVPLSSATPSPFAFTPDGRPAAGGLDPVEGESGEGDGSVTVEVEGLESRVTPFPVTASKYSALYPVSGGGLVWLRWPISGALGETFANPNDTSGKPTLEHFDITKARKSELASGLDWFAVSGDGTRLVVNDDGDLRAVPSTESGDGDSTVYLDLRRILHEVDPAAEWRQAYEEAGRLIRAYFWEPKMCGIDWDGVLRQYRPLVERVASPDEFADLLREVLGELGTSHAYVSPARRNEGPPHYQRAIGLLGANLVPREEGWVVKRILPGESSDSKARSPLAGTGMREGAVLTHVDGRPVDPVTGPYPLLSAAGGTTVELTFTPAEGEGRSRRVAVVPLIDERPLRYQDWVSKRRAVVREVSGGKCGYLHIPDMGGSGWAQFNRDLRAEMSRPALIVDVRGNAGGHISELVVEKLTRSILGWDLTRGAQPVSYASNAPRGPIVALADEATSSDGDMITAAFKLLGLGPVVGQRTWGGVVGMTGRHRLGDGTVITVPMNAAWFPEYGWSVENHGVEPDLAILRTPLDWAEGRHAQLDDAVHLALELLEQDPAAVPPGYTDVPDLRRPKLPPR from the coding sequence GTGAGTCACGACGGCGCGTACCTCCGCTTCCCGCACCTGCACGACGACCTGCTGTGTTTCGCCACCGAAGACGACCTCTGGGTCGCCCCGCTCGTCGCCGGGGGCGAAACCCCCGGCCGGGCCTGGCGGATCACCGTCGACCGGACCCGGGTGGGACACCCCCGGTTCTCCCCCGACGGCCGCCACATCGCCTTCACCACCTGGCGCAGCCTCGACCCCGAGATCCATCTCGCCCCGGTGGACGGCGGTCCGGCCCGCCGGCTCAGCTACTGGGGCGCCACCGACACCCGGGTCTGCGGCTGGACCCCGCCCGACAAGGACGGCCGCAGCGACATCCTGGCCGTGTCCTCGCACGACCAGCCCTTCTCCTACTTCGCGTGGGCCTACTGCCTGCCGACCGACGGCTCCCCCGGCGGCAAGCTCCCCTGGGGCCCGGTCTCGGACATCGCCGTCCACGAGGAGCCCGGCGGCGAGCGCCGCACGCTGCTGCTGACCGGCAAGCCCCCGCACGAGCCGGCCGCCTGGAAGCGCTACCGGGGCGGCGCGACCGGCCGCCTGTGGCTGCACGGCGAGAGACTGCTGGAGGACATCGAGGGCCACCTGGACTCCCCGATGTTCGTGGGCGGGCGGATCGCCTTCCTCTCCGACCACGAGGGCATCGGCAACGTCTACTCCTGCCTGCCCGACGGGAGCGACCTGCGCCGGCACACCGACCACGACGAGTTCTACGCCCGGCACGCCTCCAGCGACGGCTCCCGGATCGTCTACCAGTGCGCCGGGGACCTCTGGCTCGTGGACTCGCTGGCGCCGGACGCCGCCCCGCGCCGGCTCGACGTCCGCCTCGGCGGGCCCCGCGCGGGCCGCCGTACGTACCAGGTGTCGGCCGCCAGCCACGTCGACTCGCTCTCCGTGGACGCCACCGGCCGGGCCAGCGCGGTCGTCGTGCGCGGCAGCCTGTACTGGCTCACGCACCGCGACGGCCCCGCCCGGACCATCGCCGACACCCCGGGCGTGCGGGTACGGCTGCCCGAGATGCTCGGCAGCGGCGGGCAGGTCGCCTACGTGACGGACGCCGAGGGCGAGGACGCGATCGAGATCGCCTACCTGCCCCGGGCCTCCGGGGACCGGGAGCCGCGCCGGCTGGCCTCCGGCGAGCTGGGCCGCGTACTGGAGCTGCTGTCCGACCCGGAGGGGGAGCGGCTCGCCATCGCCTCCAACGACGGGCGGCTGCTGCTGATCGACGCGACCGAGGAGTCCAACGGGGAGGTCACCGAGCTCATCCAGTCCATCAACGGGCCCGTCACCGACCTGGCGTTCTCGCCCGACGGAGCCTGGCTGACCTGGTCGCACCCGGGCGTCGGGCGCTCGCTGCGGCAGATCAAGATGGCCAAGATCTCCGGCCCCGGCGCCCGCCTCATCGTCGACGTCACCAACGGCCGCTTCGACGACGAGAACCCGGTGTTCACCCGCGACGGCCGCTACCTGGCGTTCTTGTCCTGGCGCGGCTTCGACCCGGTCTACGACGTGCACACCGGCGACCTGTCCTTCCCGCTGGGCTGCCGCCCGTACCTGGTGCCGCTGTCCTCGGCGACCCCCTCGCCCTTCGCGTTCACCCCCGACGGCCGCCCGGCGGCGGGCGGACTGGACCCGGTGGAGGGCGAGTCCGGCGAGGGCGACGGCTCGGTCACCGTCGAGGTGGAGGGGCTGGAGAGCCGGGTCACCCCGTTCCCGGTCACGGCCTCCAAGTACTCGGCCCTGTACCCAGTCAGCGGCGGCGGTCTGGTCTGGCTGCGCTGGCCGATCTCGGGGGCGCTCGGCGAGACCTTCGCCAACCCGAACGACACCAGCGGCAAGCCGACGCTGGAACACTTCGACATCACCAAGGCCCGCAAGAGCGAACTGGCCTCCGGGCTGGACTGGTTCGCGGTCAGCGGCGACGGCACCCGACTCGTGGTCAACGACGACGGGGACCTGCGCGCGGTCCCCTCGACCGAGTCGGGCGACGGCGACTCCACCGTCTACCTGGACCTGCGGCGCATCCTGCACGAGGTGGACCCGGCCGCCGAGTGGCGCCAGGCCTACGAGGAGGCGGGGCGGCTCATCCGCGCGTACTTCTGGGAGCCGAAGATGTGCGGCATCGACTGGGACGGGGTGCTGCGCCAGTACCGGCCCCTGGTCGAACGGGTCGCCTCCCCCGACGAGTTCGCGGACCTGCTGCGCGAGGTGCTCGGCGAACTCGGCACCTCGCACGCCTACGTCTCCCCCGCCCGGCGCAACGAGGGCCCGCCGCACTACCAGCGGGCCATCGGGCTGCTCGGCGCCAACCTGGTGCCCAGGGAGGAGGGGTGGGTGGTCAAGCGGATCCTGCCCGGCGAGTCCTCCGACTCCAAGGCCCGCTCCCCGCTGGCCGGCACCGGCATGCGCGAGGGCGCGGTGCTCACCCACGTCGACGGGCGGCCGGTGGACCCGGTGACCGGCCCCTACCCGCTGCTCTCGGCGGCCGGCGGCACCACCGTCGAGCTCACCTTCACCCCGGCCGAGGGTGAGGGCCGCTCCCGACGGGTCGCGGTGGTCCCCCTGATCGACGAACGGCCGCTGCGCTACCAGGACTGGGTGTCCAAGCGGCGCGCCGTGGTCCGGGAGGTCAGCGGCGGCAAGTGCGGCTACCTGCACATCCCCGACATGGGCGGCTCCGGCTGGGCGCAGTTCAACCGGGACCTGCGCGCGGAGATGTCCCGGCCGGCGCTGATCGTGGACGTGCGCGGCAACGCGGGCGGGCACATCAGCGAGCTGGTGGTGGAGAAGCTGACCCGCTCGATCCTCGGCTGGGACCTGACGCGGGGCGCCCAGCCGGTCTCGTACGCCTCGAACGCGCCGCGCGGTCCGATCGTCGCGCTGGCCGACGAGGCGACCTCCTCCGACGGCGACATGATCACCGCGGCGTTCAAACTGCTGGGCCTGGGCCCGGTGGTGGGCCAGCGCACCTGGGGCGGGGTGGTCGGCATGACCGGCCGGCACCGCCTCGGCGACGGGACGGTGATCACGGTGCCGATGAACGCCGCCTGGTTCCCGGAGTACGGCTGGTCGGTGGAGAACCACGGCGTGGAACCGGACTTGGCGATCCTGCGCACCCCGCTCGACTGGGCGGAGGGACGGCACGCGCAGCTGGACGACGCCGTGCACCTGGCGCTGGAGCTGCTGGAGCAGGACCCGGCCGCGGTGCCGCCCGGCTACACGGACGTACCGGACCTGCGGCGTCCGAAGCTGCCGCCGCGGTAG